The Verrucomicrobiota bacterium genome has a window encoding:
- a CDS encoding HesA/MoeB/ThiF family protein, translating into MPNLPPLTPEESAIYEWQMWVDGFGETGQRKLKAASVLISRCGGVGGAVAYQLAAAGVGRLVLAHGGNLAPGDLNRQLLMTHDWLGKPRVESAARRLRELNPRLDIVAVPENVTDANAANLVGMADVVVDCAPLFEERFRLNREVVRQHKPMVECAMFELNATLTTFLPGQTPCLACLAPEKPAWWKRQFPVFGAVSGSIGSLAALEVIKHLTGLGETLAGRLLTCDFKTMQFRTVNIRRDPHCPVCGGA; encoded by the coding sequence ATGCCCAACCTCCCGCCACTGACGCCTGAAGAATCAGCCATCTACGAATGGCAGATGTGGGTGGATGGCTTTGGCGAGACCGGTCAGCGCAAGCTGAAAGCTGCGTCCGTCCTCATCTCGCGCTGTGGTGGCGTGGGCGGTGCGGTGGCGTACCAATTGGCGGCTGCCGGCGTGGGGCGTCTCGTGCTGGCGCACGGCGGCAATCTCGCGCCCGGAGATTTGAACCGTCAGTTATTGATGACGCACGATTGGCTCGGCAAACCGCGCGTCGAATCCGCCGCCCGCCGATTGCGCGAGCTGAACCCGCGCCTCGACATCGTGGCGGTGCCGGAAAATGTGACGGATGCCAATGCCGCGAACCTGGTGGGAATGGCGGATGTGGTGGTGGATTGTGCGCCACTGTTTGAAGAGCGTTTCCGACTGAATCGCGAAGTGGTGCGCCAACATAAACCGATGGTAGAATGCGCCATGTTCGAGTTGAACGCCACCCTGACAACCTTCCTCCCTGGCCAAACTCCGTGCCTCGCCTGCCTGGCCCCGGAGAAACCGGCCTGGTGGAAACGGCAATTTCCGGTCTTTGGCGCGGTCTCTGGCTCCATCGGCTCGCTCGCCGCTTTGGAAGTGATCAAACATCTGACCGGCTTGGGTGAAACCCTGGCCGGACGATTGCTCACCTGCGACTTCAAGACGATGCAGTTCCGCACCGTGAACATTCGCCGCGACCCGCACTGCCCGGTGTGCGGCGGCGCTTAG
- a CDS encoding isoprenylcysteine carboxylmethyltransferase family protein yields the protein MAEYKTTWEKLVAGFRIVTTRVVAVFAAALLLLNESCWPKDGTLAFALKMTGIVLIVAGAFGRLWCTLFISGYKTERLITSGPYSIARNPLYLFSFIGILGIAMSTQMLTVVALVILLFAFYYPTVIVLEERKLLKLHGAVFEEYCKKVPSFIPKFSGYQEPETYAFTTRLYRKAMFDAMWFVLVYPLIGVIEHLHRAGWLPAYYQIW from the coding sequence ATGGCTGAATATAAAACGACATGGGAGAAGCTGGTGGCGGGATTCCGCATCGTAACCACGCGCGTAGTCGCCGTGTTTGCCGCCGCATTGCTGTTGCTGAACGAATCCTGCTGGCCGAAAGACGGCACCCTGGCTTTTGCCCTCAAGATGACCGGAATTGTGCTGATCGTGGCCGGGGCCTTTGGCCGCCTCTGGTGCACTTTGTTCATCTCAGGCTACAAGACCGAGCGCCTGATCACGTCGGGGCCGTACTCGATTGCCCGGAACCCGCTGTACCTGTTCAGTTTCATCGGCATCCTAGGGATTGCGATGTCCACCCAGATGCTGACCGTGGTCGCCTTGGTTATTCTGCTGTTCGCCTTTTATTATCCCACCGTCATTGTGCTGGAAGAGCGCAAATTGCTCAAACTGCACGGCGCAGTCTTCGAGGAGTATTGCAAAAAGGTGCCCAGCTTCATCCCAAAGTTTTCAGGTTATCAGGAACCGGAGACCTATGCCTTCACCACCCGTTTGTATCGCAAAGCCATGTTCGATGCCATGTGGTTTGTGCTGGTTTATCCCCTCATTGGAGTGATCGAACATTTACACCGGGCCGGATGGCTTCCCGCATATTACCAAATATGGTGA
- a CDS encoding acyl-CoA dehydrogenase family protein has translation MWRFAERYDLAMLVQSTRQVARGPVARLVANGGRNTHEWSTEKNDLLAVFDAAGITAAYLDPEEGGFIEGPKNLALALMAYELAWVDAGAATGSLASNLGLSPIHERGTPEQKLYYMSKCAPPKPGEDRKPWRAAFALTEPLPYVGVETGTLGGKLRVAEWTEGKEPILHVDKRGRFITNMGFANIVTAAVDSADPRIKGSCMIILEQSDEGIFDRGVPTRKLVHQLSSTRDPVFSLKVPASRIIGGYTVKDGVIIPKYSHGEIIEAVFRRTRVTVGIMTSAKLLSAVEPVIRYQRTRFRGGEAGAPGSPRYDLGLQTKQDVVQRLVDVWSTGEASASLGFEAARIFDVLDPLERKKDEYFKANNIVGGRSQMKAMAKLGKDAIEFITLEGQAPEKRDQARYEALKNDTMVQYVWLDALANVYCPGCKLWNTGYGANMMREAVSLMGGYGITEDCPGFLGHKWMDAQLEATYEGPEAVQRRQMSITMTNEVFLAQFQQYIKEMRQIASNKPGTGACTLASAMQLWAWTLNYLQNAKDADGTKLYSSNRHGVTFPLADALCWLLATRCFVMDVLELEAKGPQNPTVAAGLQGTLNFMFDLCHTQAARAAGEVARICSELVYGYNRHPAWTAESCSACYVTEELDALEGVIPGFASGAGGSGQVRQANEAHPFKAGPCACFEGLETFSHLRMKLDGCLTGSRLAKDRAAEALTKVMIPEALDYPV, from the coding sequence ATGTGGCGGTTTGCGGAGCGCTATGATCTGGCGATGTTGGTGCAATCCACGCGGCAGGTGGCCCGCGGCCCCGTGGCGCGGCTCGTCGCCAACGGTGGGCGCAACACCCACGAGTGGAGCACGGAGAAGAATGATTTGCTGGCAGTGTTTGATGCGGCGGGCATCACGGCGGCGTATCTGGACCCGGAGGAAGGCGGCTTTATCGAGGGACCGAAGAATCTGGCGCTGGCGTTGATGGCGTATGAGCTGGCGTGGGTGGACGCGGGGGCGGCCACCGGCAGCCTGGCCAGCAACCTGGGGCTTTCGCCCATCCATGAGCGCGGCACGCCGGAGCAGAAGTTGTATTATATGAGCAAGTGCGCCCCGCCCAAGCCCGGCGAGGACCGCAAGCCGTGGCGCGCCGCGTTTGCGCTGACGGAGCCACTGCCCTATGTGGGCGTGGAAACCGGCACGCTCGGCGGCAAGTTGCGCGTGGCGGAGTGGACGGAAGGCAAGGAGCCGATCCTGCACGTGGATAAGCGCGGCCGGTTCATCACGAACATGGGGTTTGCCAATATTGTCACGGCGGCGGTGGATTCTGCCGACCCACGCATTAAGGGTAGCTGCATGATTATCCTGGAGCAGAGCGACGAGGGCATCTTTGATCGCGGCGTGCCGACGCGCAAGCTGGTGCATCAGTTGTCTTCGACGCGCGATCCGGTGTTCAGCCTGAAGGTGCCGGCCAGCCGCATCATCGGCGGGTACACGGTGAAGGACGGCGTGATCATTCCGAAGTACAGTCACGGGGAAATCATTGAGGCGGTGTTCCGCCGCACGCGCGTAACGGTCGGGATCATGACTTCGGCGAAGTTACTCTCGGCGGTGGAGCCGGTGATCCGGTATCAGCGCACGCGTTTCCGGGGCGGCGAGGCCGGGGCGCCCGGTTCGCCGCGTTATGATCTGGGTCTGCAAACCAAGCAGGACGTCGTGCAGCGCCTGGTGGATGTGTGGTCCACGGGTGAAGCGAGCGCGTCGCTGGGTTTCGAGGCGGCCCGCATATTTGATGTGCTCGATCCGCTGGAACGCAAGAAGGACGAGTATTTTAAGGCGAACAATATCGTAGGCGGACGCTCGCAGATGAAGGCCATGGCCAAGTTGGGCAAGGATGCCATTGAATTTATCACACTGGAAGGACAGGCACCGGAGAAGCGCGACCAGGCCCGCTACGAGGCGCTGAAGAATGACACGATGGTGCAGTACGTCTGGCTGGATGCGCTGGCCAATGTGTATTGCCCCGGTTGCAAATTGTGGAATACCGGTTACGGCGCGAACATGATGCGCGAAGCGGTTAGTTTGATGGGCGGTTATGGCATCACTGAGGATTGCCCCGGATTCCTTGGCCACAAGTGGATGGATGCGCAGCTTGAGGCAACGTACGAAGGGCCGGAAGCTGTGCAACGCCGGCAGATGTCCATCACGATGACGAACGAGGTATTCCTCGCGCAGTTCCAACAATACATCAAGGAGATGCGCCAGATCGCCTCGAACAAGCCCGGAACCGGCGCTTGCACGCTCGCCTCGGCCATGCAGCTTTGGGCGTGGACCTTGAACTACCTGCAAAACGCCAAGGACGCTGACGGAACGAAGTTGTACAGCAGCAATCGCCATGGTGTCACGTTCCCGCTGGCGGATGCGCTGTGCTGGTTGCTGGCGACCCGCTGCTTTGTCATGGATGTGCTGGAGTTGGAAGCCAAGGGGCCGCAGAACCCGACGGTTGCCGCCGGCCTGCAAGGCACGCTGAACTTCATGTTCGACCTGTGCCATACGCAAGCCGCCCGGGCGGCGGGCGAAGTGGCGCGCATCTGCTCGGAATTGGTTTATGGTTACAACCGGCATCCGGCCTGGACGGCGGAAAGCTGCAGTGCGTGCTACGTCACGGAAGAACTCGATGCGCTGGAAGGCGTCATCCCCGGCTTCGCGAGCGGCGCGGGCGGCAGCGGCCAGGTGCGGCAGGCGAATGAAGCGCATCCGTTCAAGGCCGGGCCTTGCGCGTGCTTCGAAGGGCTGGAGACGTTCTCGCATCTGCGCATGAAGCTGGACGGTTGCCTCACGGGCTCCCGTTTGGCGAAGGATCGCGCGGCGGAAGCGCTGACGAAGGTGATGATTCCCGAAGCGCTGGATTATCCAGTGTAA
- a CDS encoding ATP-binding cassette domain-containing protein, protein MIQVQRLSLRAGQFQLRDLSFEVPAGAYAVLMGKTGSGKTTILEALCGLRPIQSGQILLDGRDVTSLAPGARGIGYVPQDRALFQTMTVFDNLAFGLVVRRWSPADIARRVEELAALLDIQPLLQRKPEGLSGGEAQRVALGRALAIRPGILCLDEPLSALDDDTRAEMYQLLKSVKRLNTVSVLHVTHHLGEAAELADRVLKLDQGTIKESVINHPPPDTRINNSH, encoded by the coding sequence ATGATCCAAGTGCAACGCCTCTCGCTGCGCGCCGGACAATTCCAATTGCGCGATCTCAGCTTTGAAGTGCCTGCCGGCGCCTACGCCGTACTCATGGGCAAGACTGGCTCTGGCAAAACCACGATCCTCGAAGCCCTTTGCGGTCTGCGCCCGATCCAGTCCGGCCAGATTCTGCTGGATGGTCGTGATGTGACCAGCCTTGCGCCTGGTGCGCGGGGCATTGGTTACGTGCCGCAGGATCGCGCCCTGTTTCAAACGATGACCGTGTTCGACAACCTCGCCTTTGGGCTCGTGGTGCGCCGCTGGTCGCCGGCGGACATCGCCCGGCGCGTCGAAGAATTGGCCGCCCTGCTTGACATCCAGCCGCTGCTTCAGCGCAAGCCGGAGGGCTTAAGCGGCGGCGAAGCGCAACGGGTCGCCTTGGGACGCGCGCTGGCCATCCGGCCCGGCATCCTCTGCCTGGACGAACCGCTGAGCGCGCTCGACGACGATACGCGCGCTGAAATGTATCAACTGCTTAAATCCGTGAAACGCCTGAATACAGTCTCCGTCCTGCATGTCACCCATCATCTGGGCGAAGCGGCGGAACTGGCGGACCGTGTGCTCAAACTGGATCAGGGAACGATCAAGGAATCCGTGATCAATCACCCGCCTCCCGATACCAGGATAAATAACAGTCATTAA
- a CDS encoding 4Fe-4S ferredoxin, whose product MTTSPSEAPSAVERQRMDVDIVCVGFGPATGGFLTTLSRQLMKEDGTPAIESPTNPGMPLQVMCYERADDIGFGVSGVVTRALGLRKSFPNLDPSQIPMATPVTGEKVIYLLDPVGASRRSGLLRFSDKLIRAFKGILPVEHDAMNLPWTPAFLHKSNGLVLSLGQFNQWVGSQLLGTGTVQIWPSTPVAKALIEDKKVVGVQLMDQGTDKQGKPSDGFMPGMNVHAGLTVVGDGPVGAIGQQLDETLGVPEGHHTHDWAVGMKMVVDLPEGVDLKPGTVFHTFGFPEPEIFGFFYVHPGRVVSLGIFVPSWFDSPIRNTYRYLQHWMMHPYLWRYLKGGKLRSWGAKSLQESGRRGKPHLAGDGFARIGEGSGSTNVLLNSGVDEAWTTGVQLAEGVLELLKNKQPFTKENLEKTYVKRRRESWVEQEALEAEKSRDGFQRGVVTGMLGMGISGLTHGKINLGGKTVPPHQRVPSLEEYFHGRVTPDEIARIRQECNTKGISIYGALMDKVGWPSIPYDGQLLMTHQDALLLGGKVQAPHGYADHVNFLYPKLCEQCGTKICIELCSGQAIAPGTGGVPAFDREKCVHCGACLWNCANGNPQDAERSVVAFRASTGGLHSAEN is encoded by the coding sequence ATGACAACCTCTCCCAGTGAGGCCCCGTCGGCCGTGGAACGGCAGCGAATGGACGTGGACATCGTGTGCGTGGGATTTGGCCCGGCCACGGGCGGGTTCCTCACCACGTTATCGCGGCAGTTGATGAAGGAAGACGGAACGCCGGCGATCGAAAGCCCGACCAACCCGGGCATGCCGCTGCAAGTGATGTGCTATGAGCGGGCGGACGACATCGGGTTCGGGGTTTCGGGCGTCGTCACCCGCGCGCTGGGGTTGCGAAAGAGTTTTCCCAACCTCGATCCGTCGCAGATCCCCATGGCAACCCCGGTGACGGGGGAAAAGGTGATTTATCTGCTGGATCCCGTCGGGGCGAGCCGCCGCTCCGGCCTGCTTCGCTTTTCCGATAAGCTGATTCGCGCCTTCAAAGGCATTCTGCCCGTGGAACACGACGCGATGAACCTGCCCTGGACGCCGGCGTTCTTGCATAAGTCCAATGGGCTGGTGTTATCACTGGGACAATTCAATCAATGGGTCGGTTCGCAGTTGTTAGGCACGGGTACGGTGCAGATCTGGCCGAGTACGCCCGTGGCCAAAGCGCTGATCGAGGACAAAAAAGTCGTCGGCGTACAACTGATGGATCAGGGCACGGACAAACAAGGAAAACCGTCGGATGGATTCATGCCCGGCATGAACGTCCATGCGGGTTTGACCGTGGTGGGCGACGGTCCGGTGGGCGCAATCGGGCAGCAGTTGGACGAAACGCTGGGTGTGCCCGAGGGACATCACACGCACGACTGGGCGGTGGGCATGAAGATGGTGGTGGATCTGCCCGAGGGCGTGGATTTGAAGCCTGGCACGGTGTTTCACACGTTTGGTTTTCCGGAGCCGGAGATTTTCGGGTTCTTTTACGTGCATCCTGGCCGCGTGGTGTCGCTGGGTATATTCGTGCCGTCGTGGTTCGACAGCCCGATCCGCAATACGTACCGGTATTTGCAGCATTGGATGATGCACCCGTACTTGTGGCGTTATCTGAAGGGCGGAAAACTGCGATCCTGGGGCGCAAAGTCATTGCAGGAATCGGGGCGTCGCGGAAAACCGCATCTGGCGGGCGACGGGTTTGCGCGCATTGGCGAAGGTTCCGGCAGCACCAACGTGCTGCTCAACTCCGGCGTGGATGAAGCGTGGACCACCGGCGTGCAATTGGCCGAAGGCGTGCTGGAGTTGCTCAAAAACAAGCAGCCGTTCACGAAGGAAAACCTGGAAAAAACCTACGTCAAGCGGCGCCGGGAAAGTTGGGTGGAGCAGGAAGCGCTCGAGGCGGAGAAGTCCCGCGACGGCTTCCAGCGCGGCGTGGTCACCGGCATGTTGGGCATGGGCATCAGCGGATTAACCCATGGGAAAATCAATCTGGGCGGCAAAACTGTGCCGCCGCATCAACGCGTTCCCTCGCTGGAGGAATATTTCCACGGGCGGGTGACGCCTGATGAGATCGCGCGCATTCGCCAGGAGTGTAACACCAAGGGAATTTCGATATATGGCGCGTTGATGGACAAAGTTGGCTGGCCCAGCATCCCGTATGACGGCCAGTTGCTGATGACACATCAGGATGCGCTGTTGCTCGGCGGCAAAGTGCAGGCGCCGCACGGCTATGCCGATCACGTGAATTTCCTTTACCCGAAGCTCTGCGAACAGTGCGGCACGAAGATTTGCATTGAGCTGTGTTCCGGTCAGGCCATTGCGCCCGGAACGGGCGGCGTTCCGGCGTTTGACCGGGAAAAATGCGTGCATTGCGGCGCTTGCCTCTGGAATTGCGCCAACGGCAACCCGCAAGACGCGGAACGCAGCGTGGTTGCCTTCCGCGCCAGCACGGGCGGCCTGCATTCCGCCGAGAACTAG
- a CDS encoding NUDIX domain-containing protein encodes MAHIHEKIDFTSAIFVVHNGKILLIHHRRLDKWLPLGGHIELDEDPEIAALREAREESGLEVELLGERPPTTEPGTRALIAPRFLDIHRISDTHEHIGMIYWARPKSGKVTLATEEHHDIGWYTSQELDHLHPPMSNAVKWYCRKAIEEISAWPQK; translated from the coding sequence ATGGCGCACATCCACGAGAAGATAGACTTCACGTCGGCCATTTTCGTGGTCCACAACGGCAAAATCCTGCTGATTCACCATCGGCGTCTGGACAAATGGCTGCCTTTGGGCGGCCATATTGAATTGGATGAAGACCCGGAGATCGCTGCCTTGCGCGAAGCCCGCGAAGAAAGCGGCCTGGAGGTGGAACTGCTGGGCGAACGACCACCGACCACCGAACCCGGCACCCGTGCGCTCATCGCGCCGCGTTTTCTGGACATTCACCGAATCTCCGACACCCACGAACACATCGGCATGATCTACTGGGCGCGTCCCAAGAGCGGCAAGGTGACGCTGGCCACGGAGGAACACCACGATATCGGGTGGTACACCAGCCAGGAGCTGGACCACTTGCATCCCCCGATGAGCAACGCGGTCAAATGGTATTGCCGCAAGGCGATTGAAGAGATTTCTGCCTGGCCTCAGAAATAG